Proteins from a single region of Pyrus communis chromosome 6, drPyrComm1.1, whole genome shotgun sequence:
- the LOC137736742 gene encoding ATP-citrate synthase beta chain protein 1-like, with translation MATGQLFSRTTQALFYNYKQLPIQRMLDFDFLCGRETPSVAGIINPGSEGFQKLFFGQEEIAIPVHSSIEASCAAHPIADVFINFASYRSAAASSMAALKQPTIRVVAIIAEGVPESDTKQLIAYARANNKVVIGPATVGGIQAGAFKIGDTAGTIDNIIHCKLYRPGSVGFVSKSGGMSNELYNTVARVTDGLFEGIAIGGDVFPGSTLSDHVLRFNNIPQVKLIVVLGELGGRDEYSLVEALKQGKVTKPVVAWVSGTCARLFKSEVQFGHAGAKSGGEMESAQAKNQALRDAGAVVPTSYEALEIAIKETFEKLVEEGKIAPVKEFKPPQIPEDLNSAIKSGKVRAPTHIISTISDDRGEEPCYAGVPMSSIVEQGYGVGDVISLLWFKRSLPSYCTKFIEICIMLCADHGPCVSGAHNSIVTARAGKDLVSCLVAGLLTIGPRFGGAVDDAARYFKDAYDRNLTPYEFVESMKKKGIRVPGIGHRIKRGDNRDKRVELLQAFARTHFPSVKYMEYAVQVETYTLSKANNLVLNVDGAIGTLFLDLLAGSGMFTKPEIDEIVEIGYLNGLFVLARSIGLIGHTFDQKRLKQPLYRHPWEDVLYTK, from the exons ATGGCCACGGGACAACTTTTTTCGCGCACCACTCAGGCGCTCTTCTACAACTACAAGCAGCTCCCAATCCAGCGCATGCTTGATTTTGACTTCCTTTGCG GGAGGGAGACACCATCAGTTGCTGGAATCATTAACCCCGGTTCTGAGGGATTCCAGAAGCTATTTTTCGGTCAAGAGGAAATCGCCATACCAGTGCACTCAAG CATTGAAGCATCATGCGCCGCACATCCTATTGCTGATGTCTTTATCAACTTTGCTTCATACAGAAG TGCTGCCGCTTCTTCCATGGCTGCTCTGAAGCAACCAACCATTAGAGTTGTGGCAATCATTGCTGAAGGTGTACCTGAGTCAGACACTAAGCAATTGATCGCATATGCACGGGCAAACAACAAG GTTGTCATTGGCCCAGCTACTGTTGGAGGAATTCAAGCTGGAGCTTTTAAGATTGGTGACACTGCTGGAACAATTGATAACATTATTCACTGCAAGCTATACAGGCCTGGATCTGTTGGTTTTGTCTCCAAATCT GGTGGGATGTCTAATGAGTTATACAATACTGTAGCTCGTGTAACAGATGGGCTTTTTGAAG GTATTGCTATTGGAGGGGATGTGTTCCCAGGGTCTACTCTTTCTGACCATGTTCTGCGGTTTAACAATATCCCCCAG GTCAAACTTATTGTTGTACTTGGGGAACTTGGTGGGAGAGACGAGTATTCTCtagttgaagctttgaaacaGGGCAAAGTTACCAAACCAGTGGTTGCCTGGGTTAGTGGGACTTGTGCAAGGCTTTTCAAATCCGAAGTACAATTTGGTCATGCT GGCGCAAAAAGTGGTGGTGAGATGGAGTCTGCACAAGCAAAGAATCAAGCCCTGAGGGATGCTGGTGCTGTTGTTCCCACTTCATATGAAGCTTTGGAAATTGCTATCAAGGAAACATTTGAAAAACTG GTTGAAGAAGGCAAGATTGCACCAGTCAAGGAATTCAAGCCTCCACAAATACCTGAAGATCTCAACTCTGCGATTAAGAGTGGAAAAGTTCGTGCTCCCACTCATATCATATCCACAATCTCTGATGACAGAG GTGAGGAACCATGCTATGCTGGTGTACCTATGTCTTCCATTGTTGAGCAGGGTTATGGTGTCGGTGACGTTATCTCTCTTTTGTGGTTCAAGCGTAGCCTTCCCAGTTACTGTACTAAATTTATTGAG ATTTGCATCATGTTATGTGCCGACCATGGTCCTTGTGTCTCTGGTGCTCACAACTCAATAGTAACTGCTAGGGCTGGCAAGGACCTTGTTTCCTGCCTTGTTGCAG GTTTGCTCACAATTGGACCACGATTTGGTGGTGCCGTTGATGATGCTGCTCGATATTTCAAGGATGCATATGACAGG AATCTTACACCTTATGAGTTTGTCGAAAGTATGAAGAAGAAGGGCATTCGTGTGCCAGGGATTGGGCATAG GATCAAGAGAGGGGACAACAGAGATAAGAGAGTAGAGCTTCTACAAGCGTTTGCACGCACACATTTCCCTTCTGTCAAGTACATGGAATATGCCGTTCAAGTTGAAACCTACACACTCTCGAAGGCAAACAACCTGGTCCTCAACGTTGATGGTGCAATTGGAACCCTGTTCTTGGATCTTCTTGCTGGCAGTGGAATGTTCACCAAACCAGAGATTGATGAGATTGTTGAGATTGGATATCTGAATGGGCTATTCGTGCTGGCACGTTCTATTGGTTTGATTGG GCACACATTCGACCAGAAGAGGTTGAAGCAGCCCCTATACCGCCACCCATGGGAGGACGTTCTTTACACCAAGTGA